Within Haematobia irritans isolate KBUSLIRL chromosome 2, ASM5000362v1, whole genome shotgun sequence, the genomic segment atattgtGCATTGAAACTAAAACTATAACAATGGCTAGGGGGGAGAGATGGTGGATGTTTAATTCCTTATCAAATTATTTGCGATTGaatgacagatatagattaacaaATTCCCATAGCATTATTATGCATGAAGACAGCAgaagttttaattatttttcaaagTAATCGAAAATATTGTTATGTTTTAAAATATGATTTAAAGACAGCGGAAATTGTCACAATCCTGAAAACTTTGTGTTAAACATagattcgggcagcactcagtggtatcacaatggactgaatagcctaacttAGCCTAAAATGTAGGGctgcaattttcaatttttagactTTTGATTAATGAGTCtttttttgactttttctaAACTtggaaaagtcaatttttcctACTTTTGAAAACGCGACTTAATTTGTAAAAGTcaatttttctacttttaatTACAGAAAGTCGACTTTTGAAGTCGCGACTTCTTACTTTGCTGAattttaagattaagattagattactttttaattaaaatatagacTTTTCGCTTAAAGTTTTGGTCACCATAAAGTCGATTAGTTGATGCgactagattaaaaaaaaaaaataaataaaataacaatcaGTCGATAGTTTTGGACAAAAAGTCGATAATCAAAGGTCGATATTcgtcttttaaaaatttgttataaatgtATAATATTAGAATGTTTAAAATtggtttttatcaacaatttaccaaatttgttCGAGTTGGAATATTGCAAAAAGTTGAATACGATTTTTAGGGCAAACaattgaaagtcaaattttgattgtTATATTTCTCAATTCGACGAATAGTGGTGCTTCGAAGAAGCCGAACATTGTCCCATAGAACGTAAATGCGATGGTTATCGTTTTCTGGGGTTTTCAAAGAGTGGTCAACATCGACTAACTGGAAAAAGGAAAATTATCACAGAGCTGTAAAAAACGGATTTTTTAACGCCCTCGTCTAGGTCTAACGCatgacttatttttatttccaaacttcagttttttttttatgaatcgtaTTCTTTTTTCCTTCTCTCTCTCCCGAACCTTTgatttttcgtaatttttttttatataacattaCTGTAACAAACTTACCTCctaagaaaaatgtgtttttggcAATTGTTTTAAAGCAGGATTGACACTCATCGAAAACAGTGCGGTCACCACCAGCCAATATAATAAGCATACCATCTTCTGCTTCTTGGCGGGTGCCATGAATTTGTACTTCCAAATAACGACCATTGCTTTGCGTTATACCTTCGGCAATATCTTGTGAAGTCTCGGGATCTATGGTCGACATTTCAACATAGGCCTTATTACAAAGATCTCCTCGTAGAACACCACAGTTTCCAAATACCAGctgtattaaaacaaaaaacaaaatagcatttaatttaaatttgtttttcctcaaaagaaatattgaacataCATCTTTTGAAGCTTTCGGATCTGAAACACAACAGAATATTATGTCAGCCGCATTCACAACATCTTCAGGTGTATCCTTGACATCGGCTCCAGCCTCTCTGAATGGTTCACATTTGGACATTGTACGATTCCATACCACAACTTTATGTCCCGTGCATATCAAACCTTTAACAATTGTCGATCCCATAATTCCCAAACCCAGAAAACCAAATGTCAGATCCGAAGGTACAATATCTCGATCAGCCAATGTTTGAGAACGTGTACTCATATCGATGGTTTGCGTTTCTGGTACTCTGACATGGGGTCGTTCTAGTAAGGCTATCGAATTGTGATTTCGGCGTGGCGGACTCACATGACCACCAATGTGGGCCAAggcttctgtgaaaattttacgtctGGGGGAAGCATGCTCTTCAATGTAGTCATTGTTGATATGTGGCGGTGTGTTATTGTTACGTCTACGCTTTGTGGTTGCCGGTGTTTGGGAGGCTCGACGTTTCGTTGACGATTTCGATATGGTCGATTTGGCTTTGGTACTAGACGTTGAAGAGGCCTTCGCTTTTGGGATTCTTTTAATGGGTGTTTTAGTTACTGTAACTACACCACCAATTGTACCATCGATATCTGAATGAACATCACCATTGTTGTCCAGATTATTTGCGTTTGTGTCAATGGTATTCTCATCTTCAGTATTAAAACCATcgcgtattttatcaaaatcagcCTCTGTTGGCTGACTGCGAATGCCAGTACTTTTGCTAACGATTGCATCAATTTCTGTGGGATCATCTATATGCTTTTTAATATCATCAATAGCTTGTCGAAAGGCTGCTGGTTTGTTCAATTGGGATAATTTGTCTTTCCATGGTCCCTCAAAGGGTTTTAAATTACTACTTTCAATCCAGGCACTTTAAAtaagataaaattaaacaatacaTAAATAATACTGTGGTCCATGTACCGTAAAAACTACTTACAAATTACGTGATCCAAAAAagaacacacattttgaatttgttttgtGAGCATTTGCCAATAGTTCGATTGGCGGTTCTACGATCtgtaattaagaaaatttttaattttttaattagaattgtGAAAATGagcatttacaaaataaaaaaaaaaaataatttgaaatatatCTAAATTATGGATCACGGAAGGGAAATCCCTGGTTTTACACCCATATGTACTGGTTGCATTAACTTTGATTTAAATAATCCATATAAGCCTTTCTTTCTatcgggatcccgggaaatttgaacaaattcccGATTTCtggaaaaagtccgggaaaagATAATCCTAACCAATTTCGCGGTTGCGCCCCAAATATGATACTTGTGCGATAAAGAAATACTGAACAGCTgaagaaatatttgaaattgacATTCTTTTGTACGTTTATGGTATTCTGGGTTCTTTGCCAATCGAACAGCGCCAGAATTGTCAATATAGAGTAACGTAGATTAACTTAAACCAATCAGTAAATTTTTACCTTCGGCGGCTTgacagccgacataaatttgtcAATTCGGCGGGCAATTATAAAATCATTTTGAAGTTATGCGAATGGTaatgttgtacaaccaatcttataatcaaatttacattttatttatttacatttcattcattcaaagataaagttttgaacaatttttataaaaactttgattGGTTGAGGGTGGAAGGttcacaattttggcaaaaaaaaaaaatatatatataacatttgttattacatttttcgaatttcgatcaatattttcaatattgacggctaaatttgagtctagATGAGTTGACATATTCGGCGTTAGCGTCGACTGGTAAAGAATAATCGGCGGCGGCGAGACTCTGCGGCTTCATTCTGAGATTCCAATCCTCGATTCACTTTAATgtgccatagcgataggcgaacagttgtttatttgtattttttatgggaagcccaaaatcctcGACGGAATGCCGTGACGGCAAGCATGTGTGTGAATATTAATTCGAATTttgcagcaaaaacttggccgagacacaaaccagcaatttaaatatttttcaaattcgaatttagaaATTGGATTTTTAGTATTTAGCTTATTATccaaaaactaagccgcgtgaggTATagagaccacggttgccacagttggtaaaattcttacaaaaatgtagattttttactgtttggtagattgacaaaattttctatagaaataaaattttaacaaaattttctatagaaataaaactttgacaaaattatctatagaaataaaattttgtcaaaattttctatagaaataaaattttaacaaaattttctatagaaataaaactttgacaaaattatctatagtaataccattttgacaaaattttctatagaaataaaattttgacaaaattttctatagaaataaaattttgtcaaaattttctatagaaataaaattttaacaaaattttctatagaaataaaactttgacaaaattatctatagtaataccattttgacaaaattttctatagaaataaaattttgacaaaattttctatagaaataaaattttgtcaaaattttctatagaaataaaattttaacaaaattttctatagaaaaaaaaattttgacaaaatcttctatagaaataaaattttaacaaaatattctatagaaataaaattttaacaaaattttctatagaaaaaaaaatttgacaaaatattctatagaaataaaattttaacaaaattttctatagaaaaaaaattttgacaaaatattctatagaaatagaattttttattttttttaatttggtagatttgtggtaaaatttctttaaattttggtagattatttttggcattagTGGCAACATAATACCAAagtttttcattagaaaagaatTTGTGAAAAGCTCAAATTTGAAAACactaatttttacaacggggccCACTGGGCCAAAATTTCgccgaatttggaaaatatttatggtGCTAGTTTTTATCTCGCACTCTTGACGATTGTCTAGTTCCGGCGACAAATCAGAGTGACATGAATCAGATTCTAAATGACTTACAAAGcaaattcgaataaatttatatacagTGTGACGAATTGTatctatttttatttgattaactgagaaaatataaaaaagatacaataagaacaatccaaatatagatatatagtatatatcatCCATTCACCATTATTATGACACATTTTTCAgttagaataaaataaattaaattactaaTACCAGTAAAGCCTTGTTACTAAGGCATTGTTAATtaatagaaactgtatttattacatattTATAATCTTATTAAtaagcatataatttttttggtaaataaaAAGATTCTTAGCTTCACTTGTAttgtttgttatatttttcttcTAGTTTTTTCGGTTCATAGCTAACCTTCTTTGCCATCACTTTAACTATGATCACTATTATAATGGCAAATATTGCAGCGCATGTCAGGAAGAGGGCTAAAAGTTTCAGGACATGAATTAGACGCTCTTCGCAATGGAGTTTAGATTGGAAATTAAACAGAGATTTAGTGTAGCCAACGACGCAACCACACTCACCACCATTTGTCATACAGTAGGAATGTTCAGGACACGAAGcatcacatatatttttttgacaaatatgaGATGTTGTATTCATGAAAAAACCATTGAAACATTCACATAATTCGGGACGAACACATGTTCCATTTGTACACCCAAATGTACATATGGGTTCACATGTTAGATTTTTATCAGCATCATCATTAAGAGCTTGATATCCCCTATTGCAAACACATTGATTCGGTCCAACACATTTACTATTGCCTGGGCAGGTATTCAAACACTCGGGCTCACAGGTTTTTCTATCACGACTGTATTTATAACCATTGTCGCATTCGCAAGTTTCTGGCCGTATGCATTTACCAAATCCACAACTTATAGTGCACACGGGTTCACAAATTTTGCTTGGATTCATTTGATATCCTTTATTGCAAACGCAATTATTGGGTGCTTGGCACTCACCATTGTCACAATTAGGTTCACAAATTGGATTACAATTGGTACCATTGAAAAGGTAGTTCTCACAACAAATCTTCTTCATTATGGTGATGTTCATTATCTATAACAAACAACGTAAGATGGGATGAACCtcatgtgttttaaaattgaaattggaatttaccTTGCCACCATCCTCAATATATGAACGTGATCCAAGTTTAGAACACCATTgtgccatagataattttgatgcAACATTAAAAAATGTCATTAGAAAAAACATTgttctaatatttattttttccatgATGAGTTATCTTCCCTCGCCTTGTACATCAACGATTGCCGAACAAATAAAATCGGTTTAGgcattattatataaaaaagcaactataaatgaattattagatttaaataaaaaccacaatttgcattttgtggatttgtttGCGAAATTAGACGACAACATAGGGTTCTAATTTAGCTGAAATACACAGTGAGTTATTGGCATTTGTAAACACAGAAAACAATAttaccaaaaaatttccaattaaaatttatttgtattttgaatagtattcaattaaaaatataattgattaagttacaaaaattgatagtatcaattaatttttaattggatcaatttgaCAATGacttttgtgattgatactataatttctgtgattgaagatatttcaattaaaaattaattgcatcaattaatttcctgattgaatccaaaaaatatttttttctgtttacaaataaaaagtaCCACATTGTCAAAGTtggtttcaaaataaaaatgagcAAGAAAGTAATGTAACACTAGGGCAACACTTCATCATAGAaacgacccagcaaaaaaatttggaagttcttccaaaggcacaactttaaaagcgcttccagaagatgtactcccaatgatgttctttattttaactatacaggaagtttttttcattcaaatttttataacatgattttttcatatttttaatgggtaattttaattttgttttaattcaaatttgttgaaaagagtttaagaattcataaaatggtacataaattatttaaatcttgtcgaaaaaatgctaaatccaatctaaaaatattgtgaatttttgagaatatttgacgtcaaacgtttcagacagccgtagaatccattaaaaattataaaaaattgtaaaaatgatttacagaattttttaattcacatccaaaacattgaattcggatcacaccaaaaaaagtaatgcaaattcagtgcaccggctgttgaaattgaggacttccgtcctatgatcgcttctgcgtcacttGCACCACTtgcggatccaaaaaaaaatgttcattacttttttggcgacgctattTTTTGGTGGGGGGAAATAGCCCTTAGATAAATTTGGATGTCTCTAAAATTAAAAGGGACAGATATGCCTCATCCCTGTGCGGTTAAAATCACCtgcacaaaaaatttgttttttctgatttaatcatgtaattaattaaattatccaattaatattttttcatgaaatgtcttcaatcactaaaattatagtattaatcacagttttaattgggcacaaaaaatacttttttaaaaaattagttgattttgtttgcaaaattcaattatttttttaaattgatttaatcaaataaaatagTTGATGTTGATTccaaaactcaattttttaattgatttaatcaaaaatttaattgatgttgattctaaatctcaattaattttaaattaaaaatgtaactattttctatcactttcttaactgaattagtgttgttagtttgattaaaaaaatcgattgtttcaattaaatttttaattaacaaattagTAATTAGAAGTACTCCCAAGAATATCCTCCTAAAGGTTCTCTTTGTTTTAActacacacatttttttctgattcaatcacgaaattaattggcccatttaattttttaattgaaatgtcttcaataacagaaatgatagtatcaattaaaaaattaattgaaactcaattaaaaaattaattgatactattaatttgtgtgattgatttttttttttaaattgttgaatcaattaaatttttaactgaatattttaaaaaactcaataaagattttaattggaaaaattttcgtgaatttttttctgtgtactcaggaagttcttttgattcaatttttttataactcgcttttttcatatttgtaatgggtaattttaacttttgttgTTTCATATAACAGAGtatggattaataaaatggtacaaatttttaatttcttcgaaaaaatcctaaatttaaaaaaacaatgcgattttttttggcgaggttttttattttataaaaattttttaattcaatttcgtttggctccccgataaaagggGTACACAAGATATACTGTTATATAgcatttttgaaaactttgctAATTTTACATGTCTCATTCGCAACTGGGTTGgcgtggtccataatgtccaTCCAAGTTTTTGTTGCATCAGCAAATTACTAAgtagttttgacaatttttaattagtatggaatatggctctaataagccaaaaagtgaatttataaaattctttctaACTAGCTATGTAACCACTAACCACTTATGTAAGACTTAAGTAGTGGTTTTTCTTCGCTGTCAGTTTCTGCATAAATTTGTGGGGAAGTTAATTATGAGCGTGTACAGATCGTCACGTTTACCACCAACGAGTGTAGGACATAGTAATTTTGGcataactcggaagactaagtcacttaaaaaatgatggacattttttaaacttttaaataaaaatttatttcaaacaataaattttttaatcaaactaaaaacacaaagtcagataagaaagtaattgaaaatagtcacgTTTTTAATTCAAGAAATTAAATGAGTATTGCAAtcaaaaccaattaaatttttaattgaattaattaaaaaattaattgaaattctcaAATcatatcgattaattttttaatcaaatatttttttatgacaaattaaaaatgtgatttatactatcattttcgtgattgaagacatttcaattaaaaaattaattggatcaattaatttcgtgatggaatcagaaaaaaaaatttgttgtgtgTAATAAAAACTCTGCctgattaaacaattaattgattttttccggcacctttttattttttttaattaagtttttaattggttcaataaaaaattttatttattttggccgAAAatgtcaattaagtttttaattgagaaTATTAACTATT encodes:
- the LOC142227544 gene encoding uncharacterized protein LOC142227544, which encodes MEKINIRTMFFLMTFFNVASKLSMAQWCSKLGSRSYIEDGGKIMNITIMKKICCENYLFNGTNCNPICEPNCDNGECQAPNNCVCNKGYQMNPSKICEPVCTISCGFGKCIRPETCECDNGYKYSRDRKTCEPECLNTCPGNSKCVGPNQCVCNRGYQALNDDADKNLTCEPICTFGCTNGTCVRPELCECFNGFFMNTTSHICQKNICDASCPEHSYCMTNGGECGCVVGYTKSLFNFQSKLHCEERLIHVLKLLALFLTCAAIFAIIIVIIVKVMAKKVSYEPKKLEEKYNKQYK
- the Ndf gene encoding nucleosome-destabilizing factor isoform X2 codes for the protein MSKTKKQSLPGGGGSVGAVEAIETVCYKPKDLVWAKMKGFAPWPAMIVEPPIELLANAHKTNSKCVFFFGSRNFAWIESSNLKPFEGPWKDKLSQLNKPAAFRQAIDDIKKHIDDPTEIDAIVSKSTGIRSQPTEADFDKIRDGFNTEDENTIDTNANNLDNNGDVHSDIDGTIGGVVTVTKTPIKRIPKAKASSTSSTKAKSTISKSSTKRRASQTPATTKRRRNNNTPPHINNDYIEEHASPRRKIFTEALAHIGGHVSPPRRNHNSIALLERPHVRVPETQTIDMSTRSQTLADRDIVPSDLTFGFLGLGIMGSTIVKGLICTGHKVVVWNRTMSKCEPFREAGADVKDTPEDVVNAADIIFCCVSDPKASKDLVFGNCGVLRGDLCNKAYVEMSTIDPETSQDIAEGITQSNGRYLEVQIHGTRQEAEDGMLIILAGGDRTVFDECQSCFKTIAKNTFFLGDVGNACKVNLILQTILGVSLVGLSEALALADRFSISLKDILDIFQLTSMKSDLLLAKGREMAKGDFNPQQPLSHMQKDLRLALSMAENLDQSMPVTSITNEVFKHTKRLGYSEHDSSAVFVRSRF
- the Ndf gene encoding nucleosome-destabilizing factor isoform X1, which produces MSKTKKQSLPGGGGSVGAVEAIETVCYKPKDLVWAKMKGFAPWPAMIVEPPIELLANAHKTNSKCVFFFGSRNFAWIESSNLKPFEGPWKDKLSQLNKPAAFRQAIDDIKKHIDDPTEIDAIVSKSTGIRSQPTEADFDKIRDGFNTEDENTIDTNANNLDNNGDVHSDIDGTIGGVVTVTKTPIKRIPKAKASSTSSTKAKSTISKSSTKRRASQTPATTKRRRNNNTPPHINNDYIEEHASPRRKIFTEALAHIGGHVSPPRRNHNSIALLERPHVRVPETQTIDMSTRSQTLADRDIVPSDLTFGFLGLGIMGSTIVKGLICTGHKVVVWNRTMSKCEPFREAGADVKDTPEDVVNAADIIFCCVSDPKASKDLVFGNCGVLRGDLCNKAYVEMSTIDPETSQDIAEGITQSNGRYLEVQIHGTRQEAEDGMLIILAGGDRTVFDECQSCFKTIAKNTFFLGADVGNACKVNLILQTILGVSLVGLSEALALADRFSISLKDILDIFQLTSMKSDLLLAKGREMAKGDFNPQQPLSHMQKDLRLALSMAENLDQSMPVTSITNEVFKHTKRLGYSEHDSSAVFVRSRF